A window of Hordeum vulgare subsp. vulgare chromosome 5H, MorexV3_pseudomolecules_assembly, whole genome shotgun sequence genomic DNA:
ACAATATCATGGATGCCATTTCTTTGACAATTATTATCACAATTGTAAAGCTTGAGCAAGTTTCTTGCAAAGAATGGTTTTTCGACCATTTATGCAATTACtaaaaatatattcaaaatgggTGCACCTTCCCGCCAGTTCCATTCGTTCCCTTCCTACTATAGTACTACTATAGTACTGATGCTATTACAGTTCCTGAGTTTATTATTATTTCCAAGCTAACATCATTCTTCGAAATGTTTTTCTACAAAGCCAGCCCTCTACGGCCACAAATTGCAATAGCAAAGCTCGAATCAAAACCAAGTGTACGAGCCAAACCGCCCACTCGTTTAAGTGCAATCTGAGTTTCGACAATAAAAAGACCCGACAGGAAAAAAGCCCTCACGAGATTGCGAAAATGAATAAATTGTCACAGTGTCACCAACACTTGGATGGTTCACATAGGATCATTGTTTCTCCCAGCGGGACTCCGCATGGGATACCGCTGATGTTGTCCTAGCAGAGGTGTTCTAAATCCCCTTAACAGCAACACGACAAATATATAATTGGTTTCGCAGTGAATATGTGTTGGCTTTTCGCCACAGGATCGATCACATCAAAATATCACGAACACACGCGATAAATACTTTTAGTCAAGGGTGCGTCTCGCATCCTCTAATGCATCTCTTTATTTCTCCTTTTCTCAAGTTACAGTTTTCTCCCTTACAACTCGATACGTTACAAAGCTATAGTCTGTCCATGTATTTATACATGTCCTGTCAAGCTCTTATGGTAAAATCTATCCTGACTCTATATTCTAATCGGACTCATACTAGTATTAGGAAAGTACAAACCAACTAAACTTAGATTTCCTAAACTAATCATCCGGCAGCGTTGATCACACTACTAATCCTAACCGGACTCAATGAGCTAGCCTCGTTTGGATTATCCTACATTCACCCCCTAATCTAAACATCGACTTGTTGACTTGGAACCAACACATCCTGGATTACCAGTCCACGCCGTCTCATCTTAGCGTGCTACATGCAGACTAAACACATAGCCTCTCATGCaggaactcaacttaactggtgcGCATCCATCTTCATGTTGGCCTTCGTCTTCCCGCCGAGACACACTAACGACTCAGacacaaacaaaaaaaaactaaagacacgactcttttttttgtttttttccccgCAGCTTCTTCATCAAAGCAACCCTGGGCCGTcatccacgtcaactttagctagtTGCAGAATCTCGTGCTCCTTCTTTGCCTCCTTCCGTGGATTAGGACACTCTCGAGAATAGTGTCCATAGTCCTGACAATTGTAGCAACGAACTTTAGATTTGTCGAACTTCCGGTACTTCTGCTTATTATGCAAGAACATCAACTGCTCCTCTTCTTGGTCGCGTTCACGTCCCTTCAACGTCAACTCATAGGTCTTTAGCCGCCCGATCACCTCCATCACCGACATCTTCGTCACATCGCCCCACTGCTCGATGGTGCCAACAATCGGTAAAAACTTGTCGGGAACGGCTCGTAGTAATTTCTCCACAACTGCGATGTCTTCCATCTTTGATCCGAGAGCTCGCATCTCATTCACTAGGGAGGTTAGTTTTAACGCAAATTCACCAACCCCTTCTGACGCCTTCATGCTCATCCTCTCGAACTCCCTCCTTAGAGCTTGAACACGTGCCTTCTTGACACGATCATCTCCAGCATGCATCTCCTTGAGCGCTTGCCAAGCTTCCTTTGCTGTCTCTTTCTCCGATATGGACATGAAAACAGCATCAGACACACCTTGGGCTATGATGGAGAAAGCTTCTTGGTCCTTTGTCTCTTCGACCGTGCCTTCACCTTCCACCGCTGCCCAAACACCACGCGCACGcatgaagatcttcatctttgCAGCCCACACCCCATAATTGTCACCATCAAGCATGGGATACTGGATGGTCACACCACCACCACTCGCCTTCGAAGTCGACATGATCCTCTTCTTCGATTTTCCGTCGTCCGTGACACAACTTGACGGCGACGACAGCTCCACCGTGACGCAACTTGACGGCGAAGCCTCCACAccttgctctagataccaatcGTTGGCTTTTCGCCACAGGATCGATCACATCAAAATATCACGAACACACGCGATAAACACTTTTAGCCAAGGGTGCGTCTCGCATCCTCTAATGCATCTCTTTATTTCTCCTTTTCTCAAGTTATAGTTTTCTCCCTTACAACTCGATACGTTACAAAGCTATAGTCTGTTCATGTATTTATACATGTCCTGTCAAGCTCTTATGGTAAAATCTATCCTAATCTGACTCTATATTCTAATCGGACTCATACTAGTATTAGGAAAGTACAAACCAACTAAACTTAGATTTCCTAAACTAATCATCCGGCAGCGTTGATCACACTACTAATCCTAACCGGACTCAATGAGCTAGCCTCGTTTGGATTATCCTACAATATGAACTATCTAGCTTTCCTTAATTGAATTTCACTATGATCTTGGCCATGACTTTCTCTTTGTTTGCACGCCTTTGTCAAATAGCTATAGCAATAGTCGGATTAGATGGTGTTGATATGCTAGCCGTACTACATCAATAACAAATAATTAACAATAGAGTATTGGTTCCCCATCCTAGATCTGAGGATTAGAAGGTAGGAGCCCAAATTAAATCATGGCATTGAGGCTCACCCCATGCATGACACCGTTATCTTAGGGAAGAAGACAAATCGATGAATGATAGTTAAACCAGTAAGATGTGTTGATGATTGATTAAATGCTACTAACAAGAAAACATGAAGTTTGCCTACATTCATCCTTGGACCCCTCCTTTCATTTTGATCGTTTTATGGACGACAATcaacaataaaaaaaatacatGTCAGTTTATACAAAATAAAAAGGTAATCGGTTATATGTGAACATGGCTATGTATATACGCTGTTTCGGGATACAATTTATAGCGCcagagggaataataaacataCCATGTAGAGCTTAGATGTAAcggtatgataatgaactgtaacGTAATATCGTAACTTCTCTTTGTGTTGCCCATCTCACATCGTTAAACCGGTGGCAGTGTGCCCATTTACGATCTTGTATTCAAGGAAGTGAGGTTTTCAGTGGCATAAATGGAGAACATATAATAATTATATGCCGCTAAAACACATCAAACATATTCAGCTGAGAAATGAAGAAGGGTCATGCAAAGACTAGAATCTTGAACATACATTCAGTACTAGTTGTTGTATACCTGTACAAACATCAAATATTCAGTTGCAGATCATCTCAGCTCAATGTAAACTGGGGAGACATGAAAAACACCTCTGCCATGGAAAGATGCAATCATCCGATACAATCATAAATTGTGTGCGGGACTGAAAATACTGCAGAAACTACCAAAATCTGATTTAGAATTTACAGCAGAAAATCATACACATAGTTCAAATACTCGGAAACCAGAAAAAAAGAGAAGCATATATTGAAATAGAACAAGCTATATCAGTAGCTAGTAGCAGTCTAAATACTACACAATTTCAAAGATGAAATGGTTCGAAAAAAGTCTTCAAATTAAGCACATACAACAAACTGGATATGAAACTTTCAGTTTCAATGACAATCACATCAATGATGTGATAAGTATATGCCGCTAAAACACGTCAAAGTATCAGCTGCAAAGTGAAGAATGGCCATCTGATAAAAACTAGAGTATTCAACATACAATACAATCAGTACTAGTTGATCTCTACACCTGAACAGACATcaaatattcagctgctaatcatCCCATCAACTATGCTGGTTCTTATGTGTAATGCAAACAAGGCAGACATGAAAAACACCTCTGCCACTGACAGATGCAATCCGACGATACAATCAGAAATTTATGTGCCCTACTGAAAATAcggaaaaaaacataaaaaacagtAGTACAATTTACACAAGAAAATAATAGAATAATTCAAACACTAGGAAGCCAGAAGAAAATGAGAAGCATATAGAAATCACGCAACCTATATAGGCAGTctaaatacttcataaattaataGATGAAATGAGTTCGAAAAATGCCTTCAAATTAAGCACATACAACAAAATGGATATGGAACTTTCAGTTTCACCGACATCCACATCCGACGATGTAATAAGCCGCTAAAACACATCAAACAATCAGCTGAGAAGCGAAGAAGGGTCTTGTAATAAAAACtagagtcttcaacatgcaatcaatatactaattgaTCTCTGCTCCTGAATATACATCAAATATTCAGCTCCTGATCATCTCAGTAACTGCGCTGATTCTTACGTGTAATGCAAACAACGGAGACATGAAAAACACCTCTGTCACTGACAGATGCAGTCCGACGATACAATTAGAAATTTGTGTGCACTACTGAAAATACGGCAAAAAGCAACAAAAACAGTAGTACAATTTACATACGAATAATTCAAATAGTAGGAAgctagaagaaaatgagaaacATATAGAAATCAAACAACCTATATAGGTAGCTAGTAGCAATCTAAATACTTCATAATTTCATAGATGAAATGATTTCGAAAATGCCTTCAAACTAAGCACATCTGAAGATATAATAAGATGATAAAACACATCAAACAATCATCTGAGAAGGCAAGAAGCCTTAAGGGTCATATAATAAAAAAAACTAGAGTCTTCAACTTGCAATCAGTATACTAATTGATCTCTGCTCCTGAATATACATCAAATATTCAGCTCCTGATCATCTCATTAACTGTGCTGGTTCTTACGTGTAATGAAAACAAGGGAGAAATGATGAACACCTCTGCCACTGACAGACGCAATCCGACGATACAATGAGAAATTTGTGTGCACTACTGAAAATACGGCAAAAAACATCAAAAAAAGTAGCACAATttacacaagaaaatcatacgAATAATTCTAATATTAGGAAGCCACAAGAAAATGAGAAGCATATAAAAATCAAACAACCTATATAGGTAGCTAGTAGCAGTCTAAATACTTCATAATTTCATAGATGAAATGAGTTCGAAAAAACCCTTCAAATTAAGCACATCGACAAAATGGATATGTATAACTTTGTGTTTCAGGGACAACCACATCTGACTATGTAATAAGCCGCTAAATCACATCAAACAATCATCTGAGAAGCCAAGAAGGGTCATGTAATAAAACTAGAGTTTTCAACATGCAATCAGTACTAGTTGATTTCTACACCTGATCAGACATAAAAAATTCTAGCTGCTGGTCATCAAATCAACTATGTAATGCAAACAGGGCAGACATGAGAAACACCTCTGCCACTGACAGATGCAATCATATGATACAGTCACACATAGAGCAGAAATTCATACACGTAATTTAAATAACATATATAGCTGGTAGCAGTCTAAATAGTTGACAATTTCATATAGATGAAATGAGTTCGAAAAAAGCCTTCAAATTTGGAACACACATACAGCAAACTGGATATGGAACATTCAGTTTCGCATATTACAACAACAACCAtccacgactacaacaacaaagaAACACATTGACCAGGAGCAAATACGAATGACGAACGACGAATGTGAAGCCTCAAACCGAGCCTGCTGGGTATACTGCTCAATTCATTAATGGTGGTACCAAATGCACGGCGAGGTGTCCGAGGGGGGCGCCAATGGCAGGCAGCGCTCGATCTTGTGGCAGACTGAGTAACTCCACGCGCCGGCGTCGGCGCAGGGATACTCGTTCTGCTGGAGGACTCTGTGCGGACCGCCATGGTAGACGTCGTCGAGGAAGTAGATGTAGCCCGGGCTGCCTGCGTTCCCCGTGTCGAAGGCCTTGGAGCAGGCCCGGCCGACGAACAGCAGCTGCCCGGTCATCTTGTAAACGCGCCATGAAGGTGGGAGTCCCTCCTGCAGCCTGAAGACCTGGAACCGGCAGGTGCCGCCTCTCGCCGGCGCGATGTACCTTTTCACCATGAGCAGATCGGCGCCGGAGGCAGAGGGCAGGAGATACCGGGAGACTATCTCCCAGGGTGCCCCTCGGAGACCATCGAATTCGTAGGCGTGATGTCGAATGGTAAGCGAAGAGGCGCCGTCTCCAGCTCCAGCAGGGGCGATCTCGGGCTTGTAGCAGACGAGGTCATCATCTGAGTCGACGGTGCAGAACCAGCCGTCGTGGTAAGTGATGTCTTCGGCGGTGCGCCGAGCCGGCCCCATCCCCACGGGCGCCGACAACCAGCAGTCCATGCCCGGGCGCCAGAACGCCAGGTTGGTCTGGCTGGAAGTTACGGCGGCGACGAAGCAGGCGGCAGACGGTGGCGCGGCGGACATGACGGCTGCGCGGATCATCATGGGGCACGTGATGACGCCGGAGTCGAGGGGAATACGCACCCGGTCCGGCAGGGCGACGCGCTCGCCGGTGCGGAGGTTAAGCAGGGCGTGGCCTCGCCACTGATGCTGCCGGCATGAAACAACGAACCAGCCGCCCGGAGCGGACCCGCAGAAGCGCGGCCCACGGCCCTCGTCGGAGAGGAGCGGGCGCGGATCGGCGAAGCCGCCCAAGATCCGATAGCTCGCGATCCGGGCGCCGGACGGCCTGAGGAGCCATGGCAGAGGGGACGGATTCAGCAGCGCGGCCTTTCGCCAATGGCTGTTGACGGCGGACACCCTGACGCGGTCCGCGATGCACGACAGCAGCAGGAAGATACGGGCGAGAATTTCTTGGTGGAGgtcggccgccgccgccatggcagGGACCGGAATTCTAGGGTTGGAAAGTTTTGACTGAAAGTGAGGCGGGGGTGAGAGTGAAGGGGATCCAACCCCTTCGTTTTTAACGTCACGCCTGCGACAATCCCGAGAGAAAATTGTGCCCTGGCAGGCGGGTCCCTGTGATTCCCGTTAATTGTACACACGTTTTTTCTGTGCCTGTATTTACTTACTTCCAAAAGAAGAATGTGAAGTTAGAATCCAAACACTCTACGAAAGGCTTTTTTAGAAACATTTTCAGCCGGAGCGCCGGCTGGAATGTCCCGCCGGACTCGCAAGACCTGTTGGATCTACAGCAATCCAAACACCCCCGCAGCACCACGTGGATTTCTTTTATTTCACCTGTCCACTGATTGCTACAAGCGGTTCATTTGCATCTGATCCAGTCGGTTCCATTTCAgatgacaggggcggcggcggctcgagcGACTGGAGGagacaggggcggcggtggctccggcgacaggggcggcggctccGACGACTggaggcgacaggggcggcggcctgCATCGCCGGTGCCTGTCTCATTGGTCGCCTGCATCGTCGGTCCCCGCCCCCGtcggccacccgcatcgccggccCCAGCTTCTGCCCGTCACTCAGCCCCGCCGGCCGTCCTCGTCGCCATTTCACCGCCATCACTGGTCGGCCTTGGCGCAAGCTGGATCCCGCGCACGGCGGCTACATTGCGACGGTCACAATGACGAGCTGAGGAAGCAGTGTTCGTGTTTTGCTGCAACTATTGACAGAAAAAGCTTCAATCCAATATGAGAAAAGTTTCAACCGGCATTTGAGAAAGCTTCAATTGGGCACTTTACAGTGAAAAAAGCTACAAACGTTCACAAAAAAGCCTCAACCGGTATTTGAAAAAGCTTCAATCGTATATGACATAAGTTTCAACCGGGCACTGTGTAGTGAAAAAAGCTACAAACGTTCACAAAAAAATTACAACCGTATATGAGAAAAGTTTCAACGCGAATTTGAGAAAGCTTCAACCGGGCACTGTGAACTGAAAAAAGCTACAAACGTTGACAAAAAGAGCTTCAACCATTGACAGGAAAAGTCTTAACTGGCGTTTTATTGGAAAAAAAACGTCAACCGAGGGCAGGGCGGTGCTGCATCGGTGTGCTACGACGGCGACAGGCGACGAGGGAGTTCCTAACGGACGACGGCGAGGGGCGAGCCGGCGGCAGGGGTGGAGGTGAGGAGGAGATCGGGGGAGTTTGTGGGATCGAGGAAGGGGATGACCGATCCAAGCGCGAACCTTTTTTTCGATGTGAGCGTGCGCGCGATCCAACAGTCGTGGTTGTTCCTTGCGGGTCAGATCCAACGGCCCACGGATGACCGCCGAGTGTTTGGGTCGGCGCATAAGCGGAGATCACTGCCCTTTTTTTTAGCTTTATATCCCctgaaaaaatatgagagaaactaCACATATGATTGTGGTTGTTTTGCATACACGCATGAATTTTGGGCACAGCTATATAATCCGCGGTAATTATAGAGCACTCGGAAGCCTTGCACATCTCTCTTGAACCAAGTCGGTTATTTTCCGTGCTCGAGCCAGCAACGCGCAACAAGCATTTATTTTGGTCATTTAGGGTAATTAAGCACCAAGACCTAGATCTAGTTGTACATGACTGCATCTttcttactactccctccgtcacggtttgtaAGACACGTTTGAAAAATCTCTGGGACCAAGGTAGTCACCGGTTGGTTGTGAAATGtagcaggtgtagatgctaatgcgcctaatcaactgagagaATACTAATACTAAtgcgtgagcagcaaattgggagggcgTATGCATGAGTAGTAccactagtactaattaataagagTAATTGCTTTCGTGCCTTAAACCTTATCTATTTTGAAAAGGCACGCAAGTTTAATTTTGTCTTCTAAACCATAACGGACGGAGTACTATGATAGAATTTCTGAAAAAGGCTTGCATCCTTTTTTTATAGGTAAACCAACAACCATCATACAAAAACCAATAAACTCGACAccacacccacacacactcaAAGCATGATACATGGGTGCTAAGGAACAGCTGGCCAAGCCAACCCGACGATCCGAGTGCTCTAACGTGATGCCTTCAGGAAGGGCATGATACTTGAGCACCGCCACAACCTGATCTAGGGATCAAGGTTTCCCCCGGAGCAAAAATAAAGGACAAAGAGGAGCCACGACAACGCCTTCAACAAGGAGACGATCGATGCTCAAAGGCGCCGCCATCATCGGTCTGGTAGAACCAAAAGGTGTTTTCACCCTCACAAGCCCTCTTTGCCTACGATACGTAGAACAGCAAGCCACAAGACGCCCGTCGGACCACCACCTCCGAGCAGCGTGCACTGGCCACCATGTCGCCCGCACGGCCCTGATAGCCAGTCGTCACCCGAGCCGCAAGCTCCGGCCAAAAGCACCATGACTCCCAGCTCCAGGGTTGTTGCCCCGGCACCCAAGGCCACACCAGCACGCAGAGGATGGAGGTTTCTCGAAAAGGAcgatgacccccccccccccccgccgcgtgCGCATCTGCATTAGGgtgatgcatgcaac
This region includes:
- the LOC123398696 gene encoding uncharacterized protein LOC123398696, with the translated sequence MAAAADLHQEILARIFLLLSCIADRVRVSAVNSHWRKAALLNPSPLPWLLRPSGARIASYRILGGFADPRPLLSDEGRGPRFCGSAPGGWFVVSCRQHQWRGHALLNLRTGERVALPDRVRIPLDSGVITCPMMIRAAVMSAAPPSAACFVAAVTSSQTNLAFWRPGMDCWLSAPVGMGPARRTAEDITYHDGWFCTVDSDDDLVCYKPEIAPAGAGDGASSLTIRHHAYEFDGLRGAPWEIVSRYLLPSASGADLLMVKRYIAPARGGTCRFQVFRLQEGLPPSWRVYKMTGQLLFVGRACSKAFDTGNAGSPGYIYFLDDVYHGGPHRVLQQNEYPCADAGAWSYSVCHKIERCLPLAPPSDTSPCIWYHH